A window of Thermodesulfobacteriota bacterium genomic DNA:
AGAGCTACCGGCGAGCGAGCTCAAACGGATATCGGAGAAATACGAAATCAGCGTGGAGAGCCTGGAGTCCATCCTGAGAGACGTCGGAAGGCTCGGAAGAAACTGAGGGCCCGCGTCCGAACCCGGCAGCTCCGGAGCGCCCGAGACAATCCCTCCGTTGTAAACTTCCTGAAAAAGAGAAATATCCGCCTTCATTCTCGACTACAGCCTTATCATTAACCCTTGACACGGATTCAAATAAGTTATATAAACGAATGGGAACTAAAGGTGTTGGCTTCCAGTGTTTTTAAAGGAGGAACGGATGATGAATTTCAGGGTGGAATACGGGGAGTACTCGGCCCAGGAAGCGGTGGACGCCATACTGGTAATACTTAAGAAAAACGGGGTCGAGATAGACGAGAAGAGTTTCACCTGGACTCTCGTGGGCGCCCTGTTCGAAAAGGGCATAATAGCCAAGCCCGAGTTCGAGCGCATATACCTTTCACTCAAGAACCACGAGAACAACGGCCGGAAATCGAAAGAGAGTGTTTTATAATATCGCTTGTTAACCGGATAAATTAGCCATCGAGGCCTGGAGCTCGCTCTCTATGAGCGACCTTATCTCGCGGAGCCTCACCTCCGTCTGGGCCTCGAACCTTAACACGAGCGCGGGCTGAGTGTTGGAGGCCCGAATCAGCCCCCATCCGTCGGGGAATTCGACCCTGACGCCGTCTATGTCGATAATACTGTACGACTTCCGGAGCTTCTCTTTCACCATGTCCACTACCTGAAACTTTATGGCCTCGGGACAATCGACCCTGATTTCGGGCGTGGATATAGCCGGGGGGATACCATCGAGCAATTTAGAAAGGGGCTTGCCGGTCCTGGATATTATCTCGAGAATGCGGAGCGAGGCGTAGAGTGCGTCGTCGTAGCCGAAGAATTTATCGGCGAAGAATATGTGTCCGCTCATCTCCCCGGCGAGTGCGGCCTTTTCGGCTTTCATCTTGTCTTTTATAAGCGAGTGCCCGGTCTTCCACATTATCGCTTCCCCGCCGGCCTCGGTTATGCCGTTAAAGAGCCGGTTCGAACATTTTACGTCGCCGAGTATCTTCGCCCCCGGTTTACGCGATATGACGTCCTTTGCGAAGACGAGCACGAGCATGTCCCCCCATACTATATTTCCCTTCTCGTCGACTACTCCGATCCTGTCACCGTCGCCGTCGAAGCCGATGCCGAGCTCGTACTTCCCGCTCCTCACGGTCTCGATCAGTTGAGCCAGGTTCTCTTCCACGGTCGGGTCCGGGTGGTGGTTAGGGAAGTTGCCGTCGGGGGTGACGTAAAGCTCGGTGACGTCGCAGCCGAATTCCCTGAACACGCGGGGGCCGA
This region includes:
- a CDS encoding phosphomannomutase/phosphoglucomutase, with protein sequence MAYINPQIFREYDIRGIVDKDLNEDVLERIGKAYGTYMKDFGAKVVSIGRDCRLSSPAYSKAMTRGINSTGIDVIDIGMVSTPMLYFSLYNLEVGGGVMITASHNPGEYNGIKLCRGRDSVFGAQIQKIREIAESGEFASGKGSSRETDIEELYVGFLKENIEMKPGLRAVVDYGNGMVGSIGPRVFREFGCDVTELYVTPDGNFPNHHPDPTVEENLAQLIETVRSGKYELGIGFDGDGDRIGVVDEKGNIVWGDMLVLVFAKDVISRKPGAKILGDVKCSNRLFNGITEAGGEAIMWKTGHSLIKDKMKAEKAALAGEMSGHIFFADKFFGYDDALYASLRILEIISRTGKPLSKLLDGIPPAISTPEIRVDCPEAIKFQVVDMVKEKLRKSYSIIDIDGVRVEFPDGWGLIRASNTQPALVLRFEAQTEVRLREIRSLIESELQASMANLSG